A part of Carettochelys insculpta isolate YL-2023 chromosome 1, ASM3395843v1, whole genome shotgun sequence genomic DNA contains:
- the HTR1F gene encoding 5-hydroxytryptamine receptor 1F translates to MDLINSTDQNDTSEELFKTVGTSKILVSFTLSVLALMTTAINSLVMAAIIVTKKLHHPANYLICSLAVTDFLVAILVMPFSIVYIVKETWIMGQVMCDVWLSVDIMCCTCSILHLSAIALDRYRAITDAVEYARKRTPKHAGIMIAVVWIISIFISMPPLFWRHQTTSKDDECIIKHDHIAFTIYCTFGAFYIPLALILILYYKIYKAAKTFHRRSVSRIVREEVNGQVLLEPGERSTKLALVHYTTDKTSDPSADLDKIHVSLRSPESKQEKTWKKQRISSTRERKAATTLGLILGAFVICWLPFFVKEVVVNTCKSCHISEEMSNFLTWLGYVNSLINPLIYTIFNEDFKKAFQKLVRCRQ, encoded by the coding sequence ATGGATCTCATAAACTCAACTGACCAAAATGACACATCAGAAGAACTATTTAAAACAGTGGGGACATCAAAGATTCTTGTTTCATTTACTCTTTCTGTGCTGGCACTAATGACAACAGCCATCAATTCTCTTGTGATGGCTGCAATAATTGTGACAAAGAAGCTCCATCACCCTGCCAATTATTTAATCTGCTCTCTTGCTGTGACTGATTTTCTAGTTGCCATCCTAGTGATGCCCTTCAGCATTGTCTATATTGTGAAAGAGACCTGGATCATGGGGCAAGTCATGTGTGATGTTTGGCTGAGTGTTGACATTATGTGCTGTACCTGTTCCATCCTTCATCTCTCTGCCATCGCTTTGGATCGGTACCGAGCAATCACTGATGCAGTGGAGTATGCCAGGAAAAGAACACCTAAACATGCAGGCATCATGATTGCCGTGGTGTGGATTATATCCATTTTTATCTCTATGCCTCCTTTGTTTTGGCGACATCAGACCACCAGCAAGGATGACGAGTGCATCATCAAGCACGACCACATAGCTTTCACCATTTACTGCACATTTGGAGCCTTTTACATCCCCTTAGCGCTGATTCTCATCCTTTATTATAAAATCTACAAAGCAGCAAAGACATTTCACAGAAGGAGCGTAAGCCGCATTGTAAGAGAGGAGGTAAATGGACAGGTCCTCTTGGAGCCAGGTGAGAGAAGCACCAAATTGGCTTTGGTGCACTACACCACAGATAAAACATCTGATCCCTCAGCAGACTTGGATAAAATCCATGTCAGCTTACGAAGCCCTGAGTCCAAGCAAGAGAAAACCTGGAAAAAACAAAGAATCTCTAGCACGCGAGAACGAAAGGCGGCAACTACCTTGGGCTTGATTTTGGGCGCATTTGTGATCTGCTGGCTCCCCTTTTTTGTAAAGGAAGTTGTTGTTAACACCTGCAAAAGTTGTCACATTTCAGAAGAAATGTCCAATTTCCTGACATGGCTGGGATACGTTAATTCTCTTATTAACCCACTAATCTATACAATCTTTAATGAAGACTTCAAGAAAGCATTTCAGAAGCTTGTACGGTGTAGACAATGA